In Nonlabens agnitus, the DNA window AATCAATACCTTGATGCGCAAGGCAAGCAGAAGATTGGGCTATACCGACTAGGATCGTAATGCATTTTATGAAAAAACGCTTGGCTTAAACCAAGCGTTTTTTTGTTGAAAGATCTATCTGCGTAACCAAGATTTTCAATCTTATCGCTTTCGCGAAAGCGAACTCATTCCATCCTTATTGCAAATTCACAACATAAGCGATGACGGCAATCAGGATCAACCCTGCCAAAACCGCCAAGAATATCTTCCAAAACGAGTAAGGTCGATCGCCGTGAATCGCACCGGTCTGGCCGTTGACATAAAAATTGTAACGCTTGCCGTTGTAATTATAGGAACTAATATAAAGCGGCAGTAAAATGTGCTTGAACGTTTCCTGTGTAAGATCCATATTCATGCTGGTGATGCGTTGCTCGTCACCACCTATGTCGCGGCGTATCCAGTTTTTGGCAATTTCCTCTGCTTTATCGGTAGCTACTAAATGGCCGTCCTTTAAAGGGATCGTGTACTTTTCAGTGACATAGCCTGCCAGGTATCGAGTATCAAAGGTTTTGAGGTCACTCAATTTCCAGCTGGCGATAGCATTAGGTATTTTTATTTTCTGATTGTTTGTCGCTTTAACCAGCGTGTCGTCCACAAAACCACTCACATTTCCTGATGCATTAGACCATCTCGTACGACGTTCTTGAACCGTGCGTTTGTTCTTTCCAGACCCACGCGTCACGGTGACATAATAATAATCACCTCGCTGTCCAGAATAACTGGACGCGAGCTGTGCGTCAAAGGTCCAATAGGGAACGTACAAACCTTTTGTGTACTCTGGACTTAAACTGGCGCGTTGCAGATTGTTGGGCGCCCACCACAAACCATCGACCCACGTTTTGAAAATCTGGTGTGCCTTGTCTACCTTAAAGGAAAATGGCAGCACAGCTCCTGGCAGGATCCATTCCTCAGTATACTGGTCTTCTATGATCAATGGCATCGTGCAATACACACAATGCAATGATTTGTAATTGTCCTCGATATGCTGAGTAGCGCCACAGTTATTGCATTGCAACATGGTCAATTCCATAGAGTGCGACTGCGCACCCATGGATTCTAGATATTTCAACAACTCTAGTTCCTGAAACGGCTGAACTTCTTGATCGATTTGCTCCACATGACCGCAA includes these proteins:
- a CDS encoding DNA helicase PriA translates to MNPKATSISERKKSCVNCGAELTYEPGTDTITCDYCGHVEQIDQEVQPFQELELLKYLESMGAQSHSMELTMLQCNNCGATQHIEDNYKSLHCVYCTMPLIIEDQYTEEWILPGAVLPFSFKVDKAHQIFKTWVDGLWWAPNNLQRASLSPEYTKGLYVPYWTFDAQLASSYSGQRGDYYYVTVTRGSGKNKRTVQERRTRWSNASGNVSGFVDDTLVKATNNQKIKIPNAIASWKLSDLKTFDTRYLAGYVTEKYTIPLKDGHLVATDKAEEIAKNWIRRDIGGDEQRITSMNMDLTQETFKHILLPLYISSYNYNGKRYNFYVNGQTGAIHGDRPYSFWKIFLAVLAGLILIAVIAYVVNLQ